Proteins found in one Pantoea cypripedii genomic segment:
- a CDS encoding type II toxin-antitoxin system RelE/ParE family toxin, whose translation MTNYVLKPFDRNLKGTDVDNGKLCKAAKEVMAGHYEANLGGDVYKKRIPLNRGKSYGARVIIAFKSGQDLFFMNGWVKNDVKKNSKEIPDAELAFYKAVAVQLMCMTPEQAQIAIKAGKMREVKCDGESS comes from the coding sequence ATGACAAATTACGTTTTAAAACCGTTCGACAGGAACCTTAAAGGTACTGACGTCGACAACGGAAAGTTATGCAAAGCTGCAAAGGAAGTTATGGCGGGCCACTATGAAGCCAATCTGGGTGGGGATGTTTATAAAAAACGTATCCCATTAAACCGGGGAAAAAGTTACGGTGCTCGCGTAATCATCGCGTTTAAGTCAGGTCAGGATTTATTTTTCATGAATGGCTGGGTTAAAAATGATGTGAAGAAGAACAGTAAGGAAATCCCGGATGCTGAACTTGCGTTCTATAAAGCGGTTGCAGTGCAATTGATGTGTATGACGCCTGAACAGGCACAGATAGCCATTAAGGCAGGGAAAATGAGAGAGGTGAAGTGTGATGGTGAATCATCTTAA
- the fhuB gene encoding Fe(3+)-hydroxamate ABC transporter permease FhuB, with amino-acid sequence MITRHPALLCFLLFAFAMCLNLQQLSQQLAWSDIWQALQGAPQPSLTQQIFSQMWLPRQGMALLCGLALGFTGVVMQQALRNPLAEPMTLGIASGATLALSIASLAGPAWLLAGREWIALSGALLAFAVVFLLSLRQGFTPLALTLAGMLVNLYCGSVNLLLTIIYDRSLAAVFIWGGGTLTQQNASQLWWLLPRVLVAALPVVLILRPLRLLALDQRVTHSIGMPAGLVRGIALLSALVISSLVISVVGVIGFIGLAAPHLATLAGAKHLRQKLIWSPLLAAGLLWLTDQGVSRLNGIGGLLLPTGMMTALAGGPLLLWFLPRLRHVFQPDVSEPSQSPFPTHRMILLPVMVMFFLMLAVSLDFARGINGWHWNSATELQALLPFRLPRLLAALSAGVLLAAAGVIIQRVSRNPMASPELLGIGAGASLGITVQLLLWPLGGVALMLASSASGALLTLALTLWQARHYALNPQRMLLSGLAITALFQSVAAIVMSNNGLAAAMLRQLMTGSTYYVNASTAAIALVLALLLLALTPLLRRALLLLPLHTVSPSLGLNVTRARLLLMVLAAAMTGVATLIVGPLSFIGLLGPQLARQLGARRPLGQLMLAVLIAAVLMMLADWAGSNLLYPRQIPAGLMATLIGGPWLALLLWRPLHSTNS; translated from the coding sequence ATGATAACGCGCCATCCGGCCCTGCTCTGTTTCCTGCTGTTCGCGTTTGCGATGTGCCTCAACCTGCAACAACTCAGCCAACAGCTGGCGTGGTCAGATATCTGGCAGGCACTGCAAGGCGCGCCGCAGCCCAGCCTGACGCAACAGATCTTCAGCCAGATGTGGTTACCGCGTCAGGGAATGGCGTTGCTGTGCGGGCTGGCGCTGGGCTTTACCGGCGTGGTGATGCAGCAGGCGCTGCGCAATCCACTGGCAGAGCCAATGACGCTGGGCATCGCTTCCGGTGCCACGCTGGCGCTGTCAATCGCGTCGCTGGCTGGCCCTGCGTGGCTACTGGCCGGGCGGGAATGGATCGCATTGAGCGGTGCACTGCTGGCCTTTGCGGTGGTGTTTCTGCTGAGTTTGCGCCAGGGCTTTACGCCTCTGGCACTGACGCTGGCTGGCATGCTGGTCAATCTCTACTGTGGCTCTGTCAATCTGCTCCTGACAATCATCTATGACCGTTCACTGGCGGCGGTATTTATCTGGGGCGGCGGTACGCTAACCCAGCAGAATGCCAGCCAGCTCTGGTGGCTACTGCCGCGCGTGCTTGTCGCCGCCTTGCCAGTGGTGCTGATCCTGCGGCCACTGCGGTTGCTGGCGCTGGATCAGCGGGTAACGCATTCAATTGGCATGCCCGCCGGACTGGTGCGGGGCATTGCATTGTTGTCAGCGCTGGTGATCAGCAGCCTGGTGATCAGTGTGGTCGGCGTGATTGGTTTTATTGGCCTCGCCGCCCCACATCTCGCCACGCTGGCGGGGGCAAAGCATCTGCGCCAGAAACTGATTTGGTCGCCGTTGCTGGCTGCCGGGTTGCTGTGGCTGACCGACCAGGGCGTCAGTCGTCTGAACGGCATCGGTGGTCTGCTGCTGCCAACTGGCATGATGACGGCACTGGCGGGTGGACCGCTGCTACTGTGGTTTTTGCCCCGCCTGCGTCATGTCTTTCAACCTGACGTCAGTGAACCTTCTCAGTCTCCCTTCCCCACCCATCGCATGATCCTGCTGCCGGTGATGGTGATGTTTTTTCTGATGCTGGCGGTGTCGCTCGATTTCGCTCGCGGTATTAACGGCTGGCACTGGAACTCGGCCACGGAACTACAGGCGCTGCTCCCATTCCGTCTGCCACGTCTGCTGGCGGCATTATCGGCAGGCGTATTATTGGCAGCTGCGGGTGTGATCATCCAGCGGGTCAGCCGTAATCCGATGGCCAGCCCGGAATTGCTGGGTATTGGCGCAGGTGCCTCACTGGGTATCACGGTACAACTGTTGCTCTGGCCGCTCGGTGGCGTCGCATTGATGCTGGCCAGTAGCGCCAGCGGTGCTCTGCTGACCCTGGCGCTCACTCTGTGGCAGGCGCGCCATTATGCCCTCAATCCACAACGCATGTTGTTAAGCGGTCTGGCAATTACCGCACTGTTCCAGTCCGTGGCGGCGATCGTAATGAGTAATAATGGGCTGGCGGCGGCGATGTTGCGCCAACTGATGACCGGTTCAACCTACTACGTCAACGCCAGCACGGCGGCAATTGCGCTGGTACTGGCGCTGCTGTTGCTGGCGCTGACCCCGTTATTGCGCCGCGCATTGCTGCTGTTACCACTGCATACGGTATCGCCCTCGCTGGGGCTGAACGTCACACGGGCGCGCCTGCTGTTGATGGTGCTGGCGGCAGCGATGACGGGCGTGGCGACCCTGATCGTCGGCCCATTGTCATTTATCGGTCTGCTGGGACCCCAGCTGGCCCGGCAACTGGGCGCACGTCGTCCGCTCGGACAACTGATGCTGGCGGTGCTGATTGCCGCGGTGCTGATGATGCTGGCTGACTGGGCAGGCAGCAACTTACTTTATCCACGACAAATTCCGGCCGGACTGATGGCAACGTTGATCGGCGGCCCATGGCTGGCGCTACTGCTGTGGCGTCCGTTGCATAGTACAAACTCATAG
- a CDS encoding sodium:solute symporter family protein translates to MKISAAEPHYLITFGMIGLFLAIMIAVLYATNRKSTSFSDYAVGGRSYGPWYIAMSYTNSWWPGATFTAFFALSVSGVIGFYGAVYSTLGVTAMYLMARRAWKWGQHFNLTTQPDLLGMRYNSPAVKRVASIIGIICVFPWVVMGIQALALLVEFASFGRWGVTTCLVAGVLLILVRQYWTVSMGMRGLIMTDMYQGIIAYGLGALVCVVLLFNGDHSFGQLSSLPPTMLQIPGAEGSHYGSWYMFSLIFTGVVGSMCWPMSFQRIYTASGIKAVKKGTLLTILLVGGFYAILMLFATAVSQDPNVQANPQNGFFTALFDQGGPWLLALALVIVLAASIGHVDGCVQVCGTQFANDLATWNKPRSDRQLTVLAKSGMVVFIVAAALLAYFTFNYSRLQLLAQISYQGIIQLAVPLFFGIFSRFGNKQGALLGMMTGIIIAIVLTVFFPDDIPALGSLTSGIVGLAGNLLVFVACGVLVPVDAKEKARVEELFALAERPTQPLGKPVLN, encoded by the coding sequence ATGAAAATTAGCGCCGCAGAACCACATTATTTAATTACCTTTGGCATGATCGGTTTATTTTTGGCGATCATGATTGCTGTACTTTATGCCACCAACCGTAAAAGCACTTCGTTCTCCGATTACGCCGTTGGCGGGCGCTCTTACGGTCCCTGGTATATCGCCATGAGTTACACCAACTCCTGGTGGCCGGGTGCGACCTTCACCGCGTTTTTTGCGCTCTCTGTCAGCGGTGTGATTGGCTTCTACGGCGCGGTGTATTCCACGCTTGGCGTCACCGCCATGTATCTGATGGCGCGCCGTGCCTGGAAATGGGGCCAGCACTTTAACCTGACCACGCAGCCCGATCTGCTGGGAATGCGTTACAACAGCCCGGCGGTCAAACGTGTGGCATCGATCATTGGCATCATCTGCGTGTTTCCGTGGGTGGTGATGGGCATCCAGGCACTGGCGTTGCTGGTGGAGTTCGCCAGCTTTGGTCGCTGGGGCGTCACCACTTGTCTGGTCGCGGGGGTGTTACTGATTCTGGTACGCCAGTACTGGACGGTAAGTATGGGCATGCGTGGGTTGATCATGACCGATATGTACCAGGGCATCATCGCTTATGGTCTGGGCGCGCTGGTGTGTGTGGTGCTGCTATTCAATGGCGATCACAGCTTCGGTCAGCTATCGTCACTGCCACCGACGATGTTGCAGATTCCGGGTGCCGAAGGCTCGCATTACGGTTCGTGGTATATGTTCAGCCTGATTTTCACCGGCGTGGTGGGTTCGATGTGCTGGCCGATGAGCTTCCAGCGTATCTACACGGCCAGCGGTATCAAGGCGGTGAAGAAGGGCACGTTGCTGACCATTCTGCTGGTGGGCGGTTTCTACGCCATCCTGATGTTGTTTGCTACGGCGGTCAGCCAGGACCCGAATGTGCAGGCCAACCCACAGAACGGTTTCTTCACGGCCTTGTTTGATCAGGGTGGTCCGTGGCTGCTGGCGTTAGCGCTGGTGATTGTGCTGGCAGCGAGCATCGGCCACGTCGATGGTTGTGTGCAGGTATGCGGCACGCAATTCGCCAATGACCTTGCCACCTGGAACAAACCGCGTAGCGATCGTCAGTTAACGGTGCTGGCAAAATCGGGCATGGTGGTGTTTATTGTGGCGGCTGCGTTGCTGGCGTATTTCACCTTTAACTATTCACGTTTGCAGTTGCTGGCGCAGATCTCCTACCAGGGGATTATCCAGCTGGCGGTGCCGCTGTTCTTCGGTATTTTCAGCCGCTTTGGCAACAAGCAGGGCGCACTGCTCGGCATGATGACCGGCATCATTATCGCCATCGTGCTGACGGTATTTTTCCCCGATGACATTCCGGCTCTCGGCTCGCTGACCAGCGGCATTGTCGGCCTGGCAGGTAACCTGCTGGTGTTTGTCGCCTGCGGCGTACTGGTGCCGGTGGATGCCAAAGAGAAAGCGCGGGTTGAGGAACTGTTTGCGCTGGCGGAACGCCCCACGCAGCCGCTGGGGAAACCGGTGCTGAATTAA
- a CDS encoding TonB-dependent siderophore receptor, with protein sequence MRHRTFQRTPLSALLLVLFSSTPAWAADNNNNSHDNTLTVTANNVDTDGGDADSWNQVAKKADSATKSSRPLIETPQSISVITQAQMASQGALNVAQALRYNSGIGSEGGGADYRFDDIYIRGFAADEFLDGLRLPTVTYWSRPNFDTFLLDRVEVVKGPDSVTFGQASPGGVVNLVSKRPTAEPIHQIFVSTGSHNLFETGLDLSGALDNDEHWLGRITGTWSRNDTQVDYTKYKHYDIAPALTWQPNDDTRLTLLGQFRKDPYAGFYNQMPLEGSLIHLAQGNYSDNFYGGQPGFDYYRREQASIGYDFMHKFDDSWSLHQNLRYLHTSSDYQMVYPTNTVVDGSATVSRDSMRVIESFNAFDVDTNLQGNLYTGPVNHAVTVGMDYVHDDLRQNSGYGTASDISYLNPDYSTPVASPSIDYHSRSFMTQLGFYLQDSMKWNHWILNLGGRYDKAQSRAQNWVTDTRTELNDYATTGRAGLMYHFDNGIAPYISYGTSFQPQSGTSYAGNPFTPTKGKQSEVGVKYQPNGFNALFSAALYDLRQTNVLTADPEHANYSVQTGEIRSQGFELEAKANITSRWLVNASYALTNPKVISANDDTEGKQPVAIARQTASLWTEYALPGVLDGVTIGGGGRYVGTNYATTDNSLKVPAVMIYDAMMRYRWQDWQLALNLQNLTDKQYISNCNDLGCHFGLRRQLIATVSYQW encoded by the coding sequence TTGCGTCATCGCACTTTTCAACGCACACCACTGAGCGCATTGCTGCTGGTGTTATTCAGCAGCACACCTGCATGGGCAGCAGATAACAATAATAATTCGCATGACAATACGCTGACCGTCACCGCCAATAACGTGGATACCGATGGCGGCGATGCCGACAGCTGGAACCAGGTGGCGAAAAAAGCGGATTCTGCCACCAAAAGCAGCCGCCCGTTAATCGAAACGCCACAAAGCATCTCGGTGATCACTCAGGCGCAGATGGCCTCCCAGGGGGCACTGAACGTGGCCCAGGCGTTGCGCTATAACAGCGGCATCGGCTCAGAAGGGGGTGGCGCAGATTACCGTTTCGATGATATCTACATTCGTGGTTTCGCTGCCGATGAGTTCCTGGATGGCCTGCGTCTGCCTACGGTGACTTACTGGTCGCGTCCGAATTTCGATACTTTCCTGCTGGATCGCGTCGAAGTGGTCAAAGGCCCGGATTCGGTCACCTTTGGACAAGCCAGCCCAGGGGGCGTGGTTAACCTGGTGAGCAAACGCCCCACCGCCGAACCTATCCACCAGATTTTTGTCAGCACCGGTAGCCATAACCTGTTTGAAACCGGGCTGGATCTCTCTGGTGCGCTGGACAATGACGAACACTGGCTGGGCCGTATTACCGGCACCTGGTCACGTAACGACACCCAGGTTGATTACACCAAATACAAGCATTACGACATCGCCCCGGCGCTCACCTGGCAACCCAACGATGACACGCGCCTGACGCTGCTTGGGCAGTTCCGTAAAGATCCTTACGCCGGGTTTTATAACCAGATGCCGCTGGAAGGCAGTTTAATCCACCTCGCGCAGGGCAATTACTCCGACAACTTCTACGGCGGCCAGCCAGGCTTCGATTACTATCGCCGCGAACAGGCCAGCATCGGCTATGACTTTATGCATAAGTTCGATGATAGCTGGAGCCTGCACCAGAACCTGCGTTATCTGCACACCAGCAGCGATTATCAGATGGTCTATCCGACCAATACCGTGGTTGACGGGTCAGCGACGGTAAGCCGTGACAGTATGCGCGTGATCGAGTCCTTCAATGCCTTTGATGTCGATACCAATCTGCAAGGCAATCTGTATACCGGCCCGGTCAACCATGCGGTGACGGTGGGCATGGACTACGTGCACGACGATTTACGTCAGAATAGCGGCTACGGTACCGCGTCTGATATCAGCTACCTCAACCCGGATTACAGTACGCCGGTTGCAAGCCCGTCGATCGATTATCACAGCCGTTCCTTTATGACCCAGCTGGGTTTTTACCTCCAGGACAGCATGAAGTGGAACCACTGGATCCTGAATCTGGGTGGACGTTATGACAAAGCGCAAAGCCGCGCTCAGAACTGGGTCACCGATACCCGTACTGAACTGAACGACTACGCCACTACCGGTCGCGCCGGTCTGATGTACCACTTCGATAACGGTATTGCGCCATATATCAGCTACGGTACCTCGTTCCAGCCGCAGTCCGGCACCTCATACGCGGGCAATCCCTTTACGCCAACCAAAGGCAAGCAGTCCGAAGTGGGCGTGAAGTACCAGCCAAATGGCTTTAACGCGTTGTTCAGCGCGGCACTCTACGACCTGCGTCAGACCAATGTCCTGACCGCCGACCCGGAGCATGCTAACTATTCGGTGCAAACCGGTGAGATCCGCTCTCAGGGCTTCGAGCTGGAAGCAAAAGCGAACATCACGTCACGCTGGCTGGTTAACGCCTCTTACGCACTCACCAACCCGAAAGTGATCTCGGCTAACGATGATACCGAGGGTAAACAGCCGGTGGCGATCGCACGACAGACTGCCAGCCTGTGGACCGAATACGCCTTACCGGGCGTGCTTGATGGTGTGACTATCGGCGGCGGTGGGCGCTACGTGGGCACCAACTACGCCACCACCGATAACAGCCTTAAAGTACCGGCGGTGATGATTTACGACGCGATGATGCGTTACCGCTGGCAGGATTGGCAGCTGGCGCTGAACCTGCAAAATCTCACCGATAAACAGTACATCAGCAACTGTAATGATCTCGGTTGCCACTTCGGTCTGCGGCGGCAATTGATCGCCACGGTGAGTTATCAGTGGTAA
- a CDS encoding DJ-1/PfpI family protein — translation MSTPFNIGLLLFPSLTQLDLTGPWEVFVRMPGVNNYLVWKDRQPVMSDRGLAIMPTATFADCPPLDLICIPGGPGQIALMEDDETLDFVRRMADKAQWVTSVCTGSLVLGAAGLLQGYRATSHWGSLDQLSLFGATPVQERVVRDRNRITGAGVTSGIDFALTVAEELLGRAAAENIQLQMEYDPAPPFHSGSPRSASAERLAEAQQQIAEFIARRRVASERAAGRLKR, via the coding sequence ATGTCCACCCCTTTCAATATTGGCCTGCTGCTTTTTCCTTCTCTGACACAACTCGATCTTACCGGCCCGTGGGAAGTCTTCGTGCGGATGCCGGGCGTGAATAACTACCTGGTATGGAAAGATCGCCAGCCGGTGATGTCTGACCGGGGGTTAGCCATCATGCCGACGGCCACCTTTGCGGATTGCCCGCCACTGGATCTGATCTGTATCCCTGGTGGTCCGGGGCAAATTGCGCTGATGGAAGATGACGAAACGCTGGATTTTGTCCGGCGTATGGCCGACAAGGCGCAGTGGGTGACCTCGGTCTGCACCGGCTCGCTGGTGCTGGGTGCGGCGGGATTGTTGCAGGGCTATCGCGCCACTTCCCATTGGGGATCGCTGGATCAATTAAGTTTGTTTGGGGCGACGCCGGTACAGGAGCGAGTGGTGCGCGACCGTAACCGTATCACCGGTGCTGGCGTGACTTCCGGTATCGATTTTGCGTTGACGGTAGCGGAAGAACTGCTGGGCCGTGCAGCGGCAGAAAATATTCAGTTGCAGATGGAGTACGATCCGGCACCACCGTTCCACAGCGGTTCACCACGCAGCGCTTCAGCAGAGAGGCTGGCCGAAGCGCAGCAGCAGATCGCGGAATTTATCGCCCGCCGTCGGGTGGCGAGCGAGAGAGCGGCCGGGCGGCTTAAGCGTTAA
- a CDS encoding ABC transporter substrate-binding protein: MVISRRQLLQGALASAALFSFPLRAAAQPRWVILDWGLTEMALLLGVTPVGVAAPEWYRRLFSQPPLPPQVADVGLLFQPNYETLFELHPTQLLVTPAHRMAEAQLSRIAPLHYFAIYSPHPWQQAQQNLHAMAQLAGDVLRADQVMATLLQRLDQARQLAAQFQPRPIYLLHPLDTLHVLALGPGSLFNDMLRLLGLDHHPPFAVGPQGMATLELEQLAQMPPGWLVLLPSWPEVDLTLVINSPLWHTLTRGGHRLLVLPDGLSTEGGVLTAVRFAETLVSALQEAHA; the protein is encoded by the coding sequence GTGGTAATCAGTCGTCGGCAATTACTACAGGGCGCGCTGGCAAGCGCTGCCCTTTTTTCGTTTCCGTTGCGCGCGGCAGCCCAGCCTCGCTGGGTGATCCTCGACTGGGGTCTGACCGAAATGGCGCTGCTGCTCGGCGTCACGCCGGTGGGTGTGGCTGCGCCAGAGTGGTATCGTCGCTTATTCAGCCAGCCGCCACTGCCACCTCAGGTGGCTGATGTCGGCCTGCTGTTTCAGCCTAACTATGAAACCCTGTTTGAACTGCATCCCACTCAATTGCTGGTCACCCCCGCACACCGCATGGCCGAAGCGCAGCTGTCACGCATCGCGCCGTTGCATTACTTCGCGATTTATAGCCCTCATCCCTGGCAACAGGCACAGCAGAATTTGCATGCTATGGCACAACTGGCGGGAGATGTCCTCCGGGCGGACCAGGTGATGGCAACCCTGCTGCAACGGCTCGACCAGGCCCGGCAACTAGCCGCACAATTTCAGCCACGGCCCATCTATCTGCTGCATCCGCTGGATACCCTGCATGTGCTGGCGCTCGGTCCGGGAAGTTTGTTTAACGACATGCTGAGGTTGCTGGGGCTGGATCATCATCCCCCCTTCGCCGTCGGCCCACAGGGCATGGCGACGCTGGAGCTGGAACAACTGGCGCAAATGCCCCCCGGCTGGCTGGTACTGCTGCCCTCGTGGCCGGAGGTCGATCTGACACTGGTCATCAACTCCCCGTTGTGGCATACCCTGACGCGCGGCGGTCACCGCCTGCTGGTGTTGCCCGATGGTTTATCGACCGAGGGTGGCGTGCTCACTGCGGTACGTTTTGCTGAGACGCTGGTCAGCGCGTTGCAGGAGGCTCACGCATGA
- a CDS encoding cyclic peptide export ABC transporter, translating into MAIYLMLLRTTGALFFLALGCSVVGGLSNAALLALINQGLNATDAQRLQLAWQFGLLALLMLGTRTLSQSLFMAMGQRSKAQLRRMLVQQVADARYADLELHGMPRALSILTQDLDQVVIFFVSLPAFVMSLAVIIGCMAYLGYLSPVVMGIAVVTVLIGSLAYSWVHRRALQLMRQSRQREETLTGDVNALFSGAKELRLHAARKQAFLHNRLFTTIEKVRVERTRGYVLYSLANIWASVFFFAFIGVVMFLLTRVLDLHGAVLSGFAMVFLYMIVPIESALSTLPSLTLTQVALKRINAMQLQLPPEQTHIDSAPLGFQRLELRDLTYHHGAAQGFQVGPISLQFTAGELVYLTGGNGSGKTTLARLITGLYQPDGGELLLDGVAITDASRARYRQLFSAVFNDFHLFDDLQGIDTARWNDEAQQLLEALQLNHKVTLQDGVFSTLALSTGQRKRLALLVAWLEDRPFYLFDEWAADQDPAFREVFYHQLLPALKARGKTVLVITHDDRYFHLADRCLKLELGQLLNA; encoded by the coding sequence GTGGCGATTTACCTGATGTTACTGCGCACCACCGGTGCGCTATTTTTTCTCGCACTGGGCTGTAGCGTGGTGGGTGGTTTAAGCAACGCCGCGCTGCTGGCATTAATCAACCAGGGGCTGAACGCTACGGACGCGCAACGCCTGCAACTGGCCTGGCAGTTTGGTCTGCTGGCGCTGCTGATGCTCGGTACCCGAACCCTGAGTCAGTCACTGTTTATGGCGATGGGCCAGCGCAGCAAAGCACAGCTGCGACGCATGCTGGTGCAGCAGGTGGCGGATGCCCGCTACGCCGATCTGGAGCTGCACGGTATGCCGCGCGCACTCAGCATCCTGACCCAGGATCTGGATCAGGTGGTGATATTTTTCGTTTCGCTCCCGGCTTTTGTCATGTCGCTGGCGGTGATTATTGGCTGTATGGCCTATCTGGGTTACCTGTCGCCGGTGGTGATGGGGATTGCGGTTGTGACCGTGCTGATTGGTTCCCTCGCCTACAGCTGGGTTCATCGCCGTGCGTTGCAATTGATGCGCCAGTCGCGCCAGCGCGAAGAAACCCTGACCGGCGATGTCAATGCATTGTTTAGCGGGGCCAAGGAGTTGCGGCTGCACGCCGCGCGCAAGCAGGCGTTTCTGCATAATCGATTGTTCACCACTATTGAGAAAGTGCGCGTCGAGCGCACGCGTGGTTACGTGTTGTATTCGCTGGCGAATATCTGGGCCAGCGTATTTTTCTTCGCGTTTATCGGTGTGGTGATGTTTCTGCTGACCCGCGTGCTGGACCTGCACGGTGCGGTGTTGTCGGGGTTTGCCATGGTGTTTCTTTATATGATTGTGCCGATTGAAAGCGCGCTCTCTACCCTGCCCTCGCTGACCCTGACCCAGGTTGCCCTGAAGCGCATCAATGCGATGCAGCTGCAATTACCACCCGAGCAAACCCATATCGATTCGGCCCCACTGGGATTTCAGCGGCTGGAGCTGCGCGACCTGACCTACCATCATGGCGCAGCGCAGGGTTTTCAGGTCGGACCGATTTCGCTGCAATTTACCGCCGGTGAACTGGTGTATCTCACCGGCGGTAATGGCAGCGGCAAAACCACGCTGGCCCGGCTAATTACCGGCTTATATCAACCGGATGGCGGCGAGTTGCTGCTGGATGGTGTGGCCATCACCGATGCCAGCCGCGCGCGCTATCGGCAGCTGTTCTCGGCGGTATTCAACGATTTTCACCTGTTCGACGATCTTCAGGGGATTGATACCGCACGCTGGAATGATGAAGCACAACAGCTACTTGAAGCGTTGCAGCTTAACCACAAAGTCACGTTGCAGGATGGCGTATTTTCGACGCTGGCACTCTCCACCGGCCAGCGCAAACGGCTGGCGTTACTGGTGGCGTGGCTGGAAGATCGACCATTTTATCTGTTTGATGAATGGGCTGCCGATCAGGACCCGGCGTTCCGCGAAGTGTTTTATCACCAGCTGCTGCCCGCGTTGAAAGCGCGGGGTAAAACCGTGCTGGTGATAACCCATGACGATCGCTATTTTCACCTCGCCGATCGCTGCCTTAAACTGGAGCTGGGCCAGCTACTTAACGCTTAA
- a CDS encoding helix-turn-helix domain-containing protein, which produces MVNHLKDLQEIAHDFNEIGVVSDDLVKRIDARVQLRELRASLPVVQDMNGEEIRSLRDRFHLSQAMLALYVNMSVVTISKWERGEKKPNGAALRVLNTIAIKGPDVFAI; this is translated from the coding sequence ATGGTGAATCATCTTAAAGATTTGCAGGAAATCGCTCACGATTTCAACGAAATCGGCGTGGTTTCTGATGACCTGGTAAAACGTATTGATGCCCGCGTCCAGCTGCGAGAACTACGTGCAAGCCTGCCAGTAGTTCAGGATATGAATGGCGAAGAAATACGTTCCTTACGTGATCGTTTCCACTTAAGTCAGGCCATGCTGGCGTTGTACGTGAATATGTCCGTTGTGACTATTTCAAAATGGGAACGTGGTGAAAAAAAACCCAATGGCGCTGCGCTTCGCGTACTTAATACCATTGCGATAAAAGGTCCGGATGTCTTCGCCATCTGA